TCTTCGGTTTTTTGAGTTGCTTGGGATTTTATTATTTCTATTTCTTCTTGTATTTTTGATTCTGAAGCAAAGAGTAGCTTGGATTCCAAGTTTAGATTTTCTTGTAGTTTTAGCAATATTTTTTCAAATTGTCTTAGAGCTATAAATATTATATCTTTGGCTTTTGTGCTGTTGCTTCCTAGCAGTGTTGAGTTAAGATAGTTTTCTAGTGTTTGTAGGTTTGAATCTTTTAGTGTATATCCCTTTTCTTGTGCTTTTTTTGGATTTGTATTACAAAGTAGTGCAGGATAACTTGCTAGATATATAAAATCAAGTCTTTCTATCATTAGCATAGCTTTTGTATGTGGTATTTTGTCTAAGAGTTGTTTTTGTATGCTACTTTTTGTGTATGCAAAGGCTAAGTCTAGCTCCCTTTTTTCTAATAAGTCAGCATGTGTTAGGATAATTAAGATTCTAGATATATTTGTGTTTTCTAGCACATAAATAATAAAGTCAATATCAAGTTGTGTAGCACTTTGGGAGGCATTCATCGCATATAGCAATAAATCACACTGCTTAATGTATTCTTTTGTGATTATTTCTCTTTGGATTATTGGATCATCAAGTCCGGGCGTGTCTATTAGTTCTACATTATTTTTTAGAATCTCTAGTGGTGTGTATAGCGTTGTTTGTTTGACTAGATTGCATAATTTATCACTTGTATTTGCTGAAGTGTAGTTTTTTAGCTCATCTATTTTTACTTCTATTGTTTTTGTTGTATCTTGTATGTAGCTTTGTATTTTTTCTTTAAAAGATTCTGTATCTAGTAGCTCTAGTGTTTCATTGCTTATTGTTTTTTGCAGTTCTTTGAATTCTTGTGTATTCCAAAATGTTATTTCTGCTTTTTTATTATCGCTATACCTTAGGATAGTTAGACTTGCAGTCTCTGGGATTGTGCTACTGCCTAGTACTTCTTCTTTTAGTAGAGCATTTATTAGTGTGCTTTTTCCTGCACTTAAAATTCCTGCTATACCGATTTTAAAATGTTGATTTTTGGCTTTGTTGATTATTTCTATAAAATCATTCTTTGTTATATCATTTACTTCACATTTATTTTGTATCGTGTCTATTTGCTCTTTTATAAGCTCTAAAGATTCATCAAAAAAATTTACAAATTTTATTGTGCTTTCTTTTATGTCCTGTGTTTGTTGTAGTTTGTGTAGTTTTATTTTTTCTAAGAGTCGTATTAGTGTATCATGTCGTTTATTTGACAATAAATTATTGTTTTTTAGGGTTAGTAGATTGTTTGTTACTTCTTCTATTAGTTTAATATCTATAGAGTCTTTTTGTAAGTCTAGCAAGATTCCATATTGCATTTGCTCTATTAATTTGTAGTTTAGCTCACCTTTTAGGTATTTGTTAGAAATATCACTTATTGTGTTTGTCTCCCAAAATATATTAAATGAATCTACATCTAAACTTAAAATAATAGATGCAAGATTAGAAGCATTGCTAGAATCTAAGATTTTTAAGTTATGCAATGGAAAAACATCGCCAAAAAATTCCTTCAAACTATCCATGATTATTACCCAAACTAAAGATTTATTAATTTATCCAAAATAAATTTTATATTTGCTTATTCTCTTAAGAATCCATATTCATAAATCTTTGGTTCTAGT
The Helicobacter ibis DNA segment above includes these coding regions:
- a CDS encoding dynamin family protein produces the protein MDSLKEFFGDVFPLHNLKILDSSNASNLASIILSLDVDSFNIFWETNTISDISNKYLKGELNYKLIEQMQYGILLDLQKDSIDIKLIEEVTNNLLTLKNNNLLSNKRHDTLIRLLEKIKLHKLQQTQDIKESTIKFVNFFDESLELIKEQIDTIQNKCEVNDITKNDFIEIINKAKNQHFKIGIAGILSAGKSTLINALLKEEVLGSSTIPETASLTILRYSDNKKAEITFWNTQEFKELQKTISNETLELLDTESFKEKIQSYIQDTTKTIEVKIDELKNYTSANTSDKLCNLVKQTTLYTPLEILKNNVELIDTPGLDDPIIQREIITKEYIKQCDLLLYAMNASQSATQLDIDFIIYVLENTNISRILIILTHADLLEKRELDLAFAYTKSSIQKQLLDKIPHTKAMLMIERLDFIYLASYPALLCNTNPKKAQEKGYTLKDSNLQTLENYLNSTLLGSNSTKAKDIIFIALRQFEKILLKLQENLNLESKLLFASESKIQEEIEIIKSQATQKTEEINALQLKLKNAKEELEIFLQSAKNSLNQKLKNAKTILIKRIYDDILYDMEKNQTIQNNRLDRILELGLSDFLIDILRDSKKELSKKIDQIKLSFSEIAINESSNINLDKNLITKCKIQLLNEIQKITKKHNKNSKDSMFIELGRCFDSGFLSFEDEIIKQSKNFESKITQDFTQALENIINTHKKDEEEKQRTLQKIIQNSHNNNQEKEQRMIKIDSSQKCIKDALKLCTTLQQYTTKE